One window from the genome of Camelus bactrianus isolate YW-2024 breed Bactrian camel chromosome 4, ASM4877302v1, whole genome shotgun sequence encodes:
- the BRD3 gene encoding bromodomain-containing protein 3 isoform X2 — MSTTTTAAPTGVPAAPGPVNPPPPEVSNPAKPGRKTNQLQYMQNVVVKTLWKHQFAWPFYQPVDAIKLNLPDYHKIIKNPMDMGTIKKRLESNYYWSASECMQDFNTMFTNCYIYNKPTDDIVLMAQALEKIFLQKVAQMPQEEVELLPPAPKGKGRKPASGAQSAGSQQVAAVSSVSPAAPFQSVPPAVSQTPVIAATPVPTITANVTSVPVPPAAAPPPPATPIIPVVPPTPPVVKKKGVKRKADTTTPTTSAITASRSESPPPLSDPKQAKVVARRESGGRPIKPPKKDLEDGEVPQHAGKRGRLSEHLRHCDSILKEMLSKKHAAYAWPFYKPVDAEALELHDYHDIIKHPMDLSTVKRKMDGREYPDAQGFAADIRLMFSNCYKYNPPDHEVVAMARKLQDVFEMRFAKMPDEPVEAPALPAPAAPVVSKGTESSRSSEESSSDSGSSDSEEERATRLAELQEQVGGRGWGPRQDHDPVLTSPRPELKAVHEQLAALSQAPVSKPKRRKEKKEKKRKDKDKDKDKDRHKARPEEERKAKAAPPARQPPQRRAPAKRASSTTVAGRQPKKGGRQASASYDSEEEEEGLPMSYDEKRQLSLDINRLPGEKLGRVVHIIQSREPSLRDSNPDEIEIDFETLKPTTLRELERYVKSCLQKKQRKPFSTSGKKQVAKSKEELAQEKKKELERRLQDVSGQLSNSKKPAKREKPGPVPPGGPSRLSSSSSSASGSSSSSGSSSDSSDSE; from the exons ATGTCCACCACCACGACGGCCGCCCCCACGGGGGTCCCGGCGGCCCCGGGCCCTGTGAACCCGCCCCCGCCGGAGGTCTCCAACCCCGCAAAGCCCGGCCGCAAGACCAACCAGCTGCAGTACATGCAGAACGTGGTGGTGAAGACGCTCTGGAAACACCAGTTCGCCTGGCCCTTCTACCAGCCGGTGGACGCCATCAAGCTGAACCTGCCC GATTATCATAAGATAATAAAAAACCCGATGGACATGGGGACTATTAAGAAGAGACTAGAGAGTAATTACTATTGGAGTGCAAGTGAGTGCATGCAGGACTTCAACACCATGTTCACAAACTGCTACATTTACAACAAG CCCACAGATGACATAGTGCTAATGGCCCAAGCCttagagaaaatttttctgcagAAAGTGGCCCAGATGCCCCAGGAGGAAGTGGAATTATTACCCCCTGCTCCAAAGGGCAAAGGCCGGAAGCCAGCTTCGGGAGCCCAGAGTGCAG GTTCACAGCAGGTGGCGGCCGTgtcctctgtgtccccagccGCTCCCTTCCAGAGCGTCCCCCCTGCTGTCTCCCAGACGCCCGTCATTGCTGCCACCCCTGTGCCAACCATCACCGCGAATGTCACATCGGTCCCCGTGCCCCCGGCTGCTGCCCCGCCGCCCCCCGCGACGCCCATCATCCCCGTCGTCCCTCCCACGCCTCCCGTGGTCAAG AAGAAGGGCGTGAAGCGGAAAGCGGACACCACCACGCCCACGACGTCAGCCATCACCGCCAGCCGCAGCGAGTCGCCCCCACCGCTGTCGGACCCTAAGCAGGCCAAGGTGGTTGCACGGCGGGAGAGCGGGGGCCGCCCCATCAAGCCACCCAAGAAGGACCTGGAGGATGGCGAGGTGCCCCAGCACGCGGGCAAGAGGGGCCGGCTCTCGGAGCACCTGCGGCACTGCGACAGCATCCTCAAGGAGATGCTGTCCAAGAAGCACGCGGCCTACGCCTGGCCCTTCTACAAGCCAGTGGACGCCGAGGCCCTGGAGCTGCACGACTACCACGACATCATCAAGCACCCGATGGACCTGAGCACCGTCAAG AGGAAGATGGACGGCCGCGAGTACCCGGACGCGCAGGGCTTCGCAGCCGACATCCGGCTCATGTTCTCCAACTGTTACAAATACAACCCCCCCGACCACGAGGTGGTGGCCATGGCCAGGAAGCTGCAG GACGTGTTTGAGATGCGGTTTGCCAAGATGCCCGATGAGCCGGTGGAGGCGCCCGCACTGCCCGCCCCCGCGGCCCCTGTGGTCAGCAAGGGCACCGAGAGCAGCCGCAGCAGCGAGGAGAGCTCGTCGGACTCGGGCAGCTCAGACTCGGAGGAGGAGCGGGCCACCAGGCTGGCGGAGCTGCAGGAGCAGGTGGGCGGCCGGGGCTGGGGGCCGAGACAGGACCATGACCCAGTCCTGACCAGCCCTCGACCCGAG CTGAAGGCCGTGCACGAGCAGCTGGCCGCCCTGTCTCAGGCCCCGGTGAGCAAgccaaagaggaggaaggagaagaaggagaagaagaggaaggacaaGGACAAGGACAAGGACAAGGACAGGCACAAGGCCAGGcctgaggaggagaggaaggccaAGGCCGCCCCGCCCGCCAGGCAGCCCCCGCAGAGGAGGGCGCCCGCCAAGAGGGCCAGCAGCACGACGGTGGCCGGCAG ACAGCCGAAGAAGGGCGGCAGGCAGGCGTCGGCCTCCTACGACtcggaggaagaggaggaggggctgcccATGAGCTACGACGAGAAGCGGCAGCTCAGCCTGGACATCAACCGGCTGCCGGGGGAGAAGCTGGGCCGTGTGGTGCACATCATCCAGTCCCGGGAGCCCTCGCTCAGGGACTCCAACCCCGACGAGATAGAGATTGACTTTGAGACTCTGAAACCCACCACTTTGCGGGAGCTAGAGAGATACGTCAAGTCTTGtttacagaaaaagcagaggaagccattct CGACCAGCGGGAAGAAGCAGGTGGCCAAGTCGAAGGAGGAGCTGGCTCAGGAAAAGAAGAAGGAGCTGGAGAGGCGGCTGCAGGATGTCAGCGGGCAGCTGAGCAACAGCAAGAAGCCCGCCAAGAGAG AGAAGCCCGGCCCTGTGCCCCCCGGGGGGCCGAGCCggctcagcagcagcagctcctcaGCGTCCGGGAGCAGCAGCTCCAGTGGCTCCAGCTCAGACAGCAGCGACTCGGAGTAG
- the BRD3 gene encoding bromodomain-containing protein 3 isoform X1, with protein MSTTTTAAPTGVPAAPGPVNPPPPEVSNPAKPGRKTNQLQYMQNVVVKTLWKHQFAWPFYQPVDAIKLNLPDYHKIIKNPMDMGTIKKRLESNYYWSASECMQDFNTMFTNCYIYNKPTDDIVLMAQALEKIFLQKVAQMPQEEVELLPPAPKGKGRKPASGAQSAGSQQVAAVSSVSPAAPFQSVPPAVSQTPVIAATPVPTITANVTSVPVPPAAAPPPPATPIIPVVPPTPPVVKKKGVKRKADTTTPTTSAITASRSESPPPLSDPKQAKVVARRESGGRPIKPPKKDLEDGEVPQHAGKRGRLSEHLRHCDSILKEMLSKKHAAYAWPFYKPVDAEALELHDYHDIIKHPMDLSTVKRKMDGREYPDAQGFAADIRLMFSNCYKYNPPDHEVVAMARKLQDVFEMRFAKMPDEPVEAPALPAPAAPVVSKGTESSRSSEESSSDSGSSDSEEERATRLAELQEQVGGRGWGPRQDHDPVLTSPRPELKAVHEQLAALSQAPVSKPKRRKEKKEKKRKDKDKDKDKDRHKARPEEERKAKAAPPARQPPQRRAPAKRASSTTVAGRQPKKGGRQASASYDSEEEEEGLPMSYDEKRQLSLDINRLPGEKLGRVVHIIQSREPSLRDSNPDEIEIDFETLKPTTLRELERYVKSCLQKKQRKPFSTSGKKQVAKSKEELAQEKKKELERRLQDVSGQLSNSKKPAKRAFTSFISVLWEKPSPTIKRFVTPSVALFLHTGAALPGSFLFCI; from the exons ATGTCCACCACCACGACGGCCGCCCCCACGGGGGTCCCGGCGGCCCCGGGCCCTGTGAACCCGCCCCCGCCGGAGGTCTCCAACCCCGCAAAGCCCGGCCGCAAGACCAACCAGCTGCAGTACATGCAGAACGTGGTGGTGAAGACGCTCTGGAAACACCAGTTCGCCTGGCCCTTCTACCAGCCGGTGGACGCCATCAAGCTGAACCTGCCC GATTATCATAAGATAATAAAAAACCCGATGGACATGGGGACTATTAAGAAGAGACTAGAGAGTAATTACTATTGGAGTGCAAGTGAGTGCATGCAGGACTTCAACACCATGTTCACAAACTGCTACATTTACAACAAG CCCACAGATGACATAGTGCTAATGGCCCAAGCCttagagaaaatttttctgcagAAAGTGGCCCAGATGCCCCAGGAGGAAGTGGAATTATTACCCCCTGCTCCAAAGGGCAAAGGCCGGAAGCCAGCTTCGGGAGCCCAGAGTGCAG GTTCACAGCAGGTGGCGGCCGTgtcctctgtgtccccagccGCTCCCTTCCAGAGCGTCCCCCCTGCTGTCTCCCAGACGCCCGTCATTGCTGCCACCCCTGTGCCAACCATCACCGCGAATGTCACATCGGTCCCCGTGCCCCCGGCTGCTGCCCCGCCGCCCCCCGCGACGCCCATCATCCCCGTCGTCCCTCCCACGCCTCCCGTGGTCAAG AAGAAGGGCGTGAAGCGGAAAGCGGACACCACCACGCCCACGACGTCAGCCATCACCGCCAGCCGCAGCGAGTCGCCCCCACCGCTGTCGGACCCTAAGCAGGCCAAGGTGGTTGCACGGCGGGAGAGCGGGGGCCGCCCCATCAAGCCACCCAAGAAGGACCTGGAGGATGGCGAGGTGCCCCAGCACGCGGGCAAGAGGGGCCGGCTCTCGGAGCACCTGCGGCACTGCGACAGCATCCTCAAGGAGATGCTGTCCAAGAAGCACGCGGCCTACGCCTGGCCCTTCTACAAGCCAGTGGACGCCGAGGCCCTGGAGCTGCACGACTACCACGACATCATCAAGCACCCGATGGACCTGAGCACCGTCAAG AGGAAGATGGACGGCCGCGAGTACCCGGACGCGCAGGGCTTCGCAGCCGACATCCGGCTCATGTTCTCCAACTGTTACAAATACAACCCCCCCGACCACGAGGTGGTGGCCATGGCCAGGAAGCTGCAG GACGTGTTTGAGATGCGGTTTGCCAAGATGCCCGATGAGCCGGTGGAGGCGCCCGCACTGCCCGCCCCCGCGGCCCCTGTGGTCAGCAAGGGCACCGAGAGCAGCCGCAGCAGCGAGGAGAGCTCGTCGGACTCGGGCAGCTCAGACTCGGAGGAGGAGCGGGCCACCAGGCTGGCGGAGCTGCAGGAGCAGGTGGGCGGCCGGGGCTGGGGGCCGAGACAGGACCATGACCCAGTCCTGACCAGCCCTCGACCCGAG CTGAAGGCCGTGCACGAGCAGCTGGCCGCCCTGTCTCAGGCCCCGGTGAGCAAgccaaagaggaggaaggagaagaaggagaagaagaggaaggacaaGGACAAGGACAAGGACAAGGACAGGCACAAGGCCAGGcctgaggaggagaggaaggccaAGGCCGCCCCGCCCGCCAGGCAGCCCCCGCAGAGGAGGGCGCCCGCCAAGAGGGCCAGCAGCACGACGGTGGCCGGCAG ACAGCCGAAGAAGGGCGGCAGGCAGGCGTCGGCCTCCTACGACtcggaggaagaggaggaggggctgcccATGAGCTACGACGAGAAGCGGCAGCTCAGCCTGGACATCAACCGGCTGCCGGGGGAGAAGCTGGGCCGTGTGGTGCACATCATCCAGTCCCGGGAGCCCTCGCTCAGGGACTCCAACCCCGACGAGATAGAGATTGACTTTGAGACTCTGAAACCCACCACTTTGCGGGAGCTAGAGAGATACGTCAAGTCTTGtttacagaaaaagcagaggaagccattct CGACCAGCGGGAAGAAGCAGGTGGCCAAGTCGAAGGAGGAGCTGGCTCAGGAAAAGAAGAAGGAGCTGGAGAGGCGGCTGCAGGATGTCAGCGGGCAGCTGAGCAACAGCAAGAAGCCCGCCAAGAGAG
- the BRD3 gene encoding bromodomain-containing protein 3 isoform X5, producing MSTTTTAAPTGVPAAPGPVNPPPPEVSNPAKPGRKTNQLQYMQNVVVKTLWKHQFAWPFYQPVDAIKLNLPDYHKIIKNPMDMGTIKKRLESNYYWSASECMQDFNTMFTNCYIYNKPTDDIVLMAQALEKIFLQKVAQMPQEEVELLPPAPKGKGRKPASGAQSAGSQQVAAVSSVSPAAPFQSVPPAVSQTPVIAATPVPTITANVTSVPVPPAAAPPPPATPIIPVVPPTPPVVKKKGVKRKADTTTPTTSAITASRSESPPPLSDPKQAKVVARRESGGRPIKPPKKDLEDGEVPQHAGKRGRLSEHLRHCDSILKEMLSKKHAAYAWPFYKPVDAEALELHDYHDIIKHPMDLSTVKRKMDGREYPDAQGFAADIRLMFSNCYKYNPPDHEVVAMARKLQDVFEMRFAKMPDEPVEAPALPAPAAPVVSKGTESSRSSEESSSDSGSSDSEEERATRLAELQEQLKAVHEQLAALSQAPVSKPKRRKEKKEKKRKDKDKDKDKDRHKARPEEERKAKAAPPARQPPQRRAPAKRASSTTVAGRQPKKGGRQASASYDSEEEEEGLPMSYDEKRQLSLDINRLPGEKLGRVVHIIQSREPSLRDSNPDEIEIDFETLKPTTLRELERYVKSCLQKKQRKPFSTSGKKQVAKSKEELAQEKKKELERRLQDVSGQLSNSKKPAKREKPGPVPPGGPSRLSSSSSSASGSSSSSGSSSDSSDSE from the exons ATGTCCACCACCACGACGGCCGCCCCCACGGGGGTCCCGGCGGCCCCGGGCCCTGTGAACCCGCCCCCGCCGGAGGTCTCCAACCCCGCAAAGCCCGGCCGCAAGACCAACCAGCTGCAGTACATGCAGAACGTGGTGGTGAAGACGCTCTGGAAACACCAGTTCGCCTGGCCCTTCTACCAGCCGGTGGACGCCATCAAGCTGAACCTGCCC GATTATCATAAGATAATAAAAAACCCGATGGACATGGGGACTATTAAGAAGAGACTAGAGAGTAATTACTATTGGAGTGCAAGTGAGTGCATGCAGGACTTCAACACCATGTTCACAAACTGCTACATTTACAACAAG CCCACAGATGACATAGTGCTAATGGCCCAAGCCttagagaaaatttttctgcagAAAGTGGCCCAGATGCCCCAGGAGGAAGTGGAATTATTACCCCCTGCTCCAAAGGGCAAAGGCCGGAAGCCAGCTTCGGGAGCCCAGAGTGCAG GTTCACAGCAGGTGGCGGCCGTgtcctctgtgtccccagccGCTCCCTTCCAGAGCGTCCCCCCTGCTGTCTCCCAGACGCCCGTCATTGCTGCCACCCCTGTGCCAACCATCACCGCGAATGTCACATCGGTCCCCGTGCCCCCGGCTGCTGCCCCGCCGCCCCCCGCGACGCCCATCATCCCCGTCGTCCCTCCCACGCCTCCCGTGGTCAAG AAGAAGGGCGTGAAGCGGAAAGCGGACACCACCACGCCCACGACGTCAGCCATCACCGCCAGCCGCAGCGAGTCGCCCCCACCGCTGTCGGACCCTAAGCAGGCCAAGGTGGTTGCACGGCGGGAGAGCGGGGGCCGCCCCATCAAGCCACCCAAGAAGGACCTGGAGGATGGCGAGGTGCCCCAGCACGCGGGCAAGAGGGGCCGGCTCTCGGAGCACCTGCGGCACTGCGACAGCATCCTCAAGGAGATGCTGTCCAAGAAGCACGCGGCCTACGCCTGGCCCTTCTACAAGCCAGTGGACGCCGAGGCCCTGGAGCTGCACGACTACCACGACATCATCAAGCACCCGATGGACCTGAGCACCGTCAAG AGGAAGATGGACGGCCGCGAGTACCCGGACGCGCAGGGCTTCGCAGCCGACATCCGGCTCATGTTCTCCAACTGTTACAAATACAACCCCCCCGACCACGAGGTGGTGGCCATGGCCAGGAAGCTGCAG GACGTGTTTGAGATGCGGTTTGCCAAGATGCCCGATGAGCCGGTGGAGGCGCCCGCACTGCCCGCCCCCGCGGCCCCTGTGGTCAGCAAGGGCACCGAGAGCAGCCGCAGCAGCGAGGAGAGCTCGTCGGACTCGGGCAGCTCAGACTCGGAGGAGGAGCGGGCCACCAGGCTGGCGGAGCTGCAGGAGCAG CTGAAGGCCGTGCACGAGCAGCTGGCCGCCCTGTCTCAGGCCCCGGTGAGCAAgccaaagaggaggaaggagaagaaggagaagaagaggaaggacaaGGACAAGGACAAGGACAAGGACAGGCACAAGGCCAGGcctgaggaggagaggaaggccaAGGCCGCCCCGCCCGCCAGGCAGCCCCCGCAGAGGAGGGCGCCCGCCAAGAGGGCCAGCAGCACGACGGTGGCCGGCAG ACAGCCGAAGAAGGGCGGCAGGCAGGCGTCGGCCTCCTACGACtcggaggaagaggaggaggggctgcccATGAGCTACGACGAGAAGCGGCAGCTCAGCCTGGACATCAACCGGCTGCCGGGGGAGAAGCTGGGCCGTGTGGTGCACATCATCCAGTCCCGGGAGCCCTCGCTCAGGGACTCCAACCCCGACGAGATAGAGATTGACTTTGAGACTCTGAAACCCACCACTTTGCGGGAGCTAGAGAGATACGTCAAGTCTTGtttacagaaaaagcagaggaagccattct CGACCAGCGGGAAGAAGCAGGTGGCCAAGTCGAAGGAGGAGCTGGCTCAGGAAAAGAAGAAGGAGCTGGAGAGGCGGCTGCAGGATGTCAGCGGGCAGCTGAGCAACAGCAAGAAGCCCGCCAAGAGAG AGAAGCCCGGCCCTGTGCCCCCCGGGGGGCCGAGCCggctcagcagcagcagctcctcaGCGTCCGGGAGCAGCAGCTCCAGTGGCTCCAGCTCAGACAGCAGCGACTCGGAGTAG
- the BRD3 gene encoding bromodomain-containing protein 3 isoform X3, giving the protein MSTTTTAAPTGVPAAPGPVNPPPPEVSNPAKPGRKTNQLQYMQNVVVKTLWKHQFAWPFYQPVDAIKLNLPDYHKIIKNPMDMGTIKKRLESNYYWSASECMQDFNTMFTNCYIYNKKVAQMPQEEVELLPPAPKGKGRKPASGAQSAGSQQVAAVSSVSPAAPFQSVPPAVSQTPVIAATPVPTITANVTSVPVPPAAAPPPPATPIIPVVPPTPPVVKKKGVKRKADTTTPTTSAITASRSESPPPLSDPKQAKVVARRESGGRPIKPPKKDLEDGEVPQHAGKRGRLSEHLRHCDSILKEMLSKKHAAYAWPFYKPVDAEALELHDYHDIIKHPMDLSTVKRKMDGREYPDAQGFAADIRLMFSNCYKYNPPDHEVVAMARKLQDVFEMRFAKMPDEPVEAPALPAPAAPVVSKGTESSRSSEESSSDSGSSDSEEERATRLAELQEQVGGRGWGPRQDHDPVLTSPRPELKAVHEQLAALSQAPVSKPKRRKEKKEKKRKDKDKDKDKDRHKARPEEERKAKAAPPARQPPQRRAPAKRASSTTVAGRQPKKGGRQASASYDSEEEEEGLPMSYDEKRQLSLDINRLPGEKLGRVVHIIQSREPSLRDSNPDEIEIDFETLKPTTLRELERYVKSCLQKKQRKPFSTSGKKQVAKSKEELAQEKKKELERRLQDVSGQLSNSKKPAKRAFTSFISVLWEKPSPTIKRFVTPSVALFLHTGAALPGSFLFCI; this is encoded by the exons ATGTCCACCACCACGACGGCCGCCCCCACGGGGGTCCCGGCGGCCCCGGGCCCTGTGAACCCGCCCCCGCCGGAGGTCTCCAACCCCGCAAAGCCCGGCCGCAAGACCAACCAGCTGCAGTACATGCAGAACGTGGTGGTGAAGACGCTCTGGAAACACCAGTTCGCCTGGCCCTTCTACCAGCCGGTGGACGCCATCAAGCTGAACCTGCCC GATTATCATAAGATAATAAAAAACCCGATGGACATGGGGACTATTAAGAAGAGACTAGAGAGTAATTACTATTGGAGTGCAAGTGAGTGCATGCAGGACTTCAACACCATGTTCACAAACTGCTACATTTACAACAAG AAAGTGGCCCAGATGCCCCAGGAGGAAGTGGAATTATTACCCCCTGCTCCAAAGGGCAAAGGCCGGAAGCCAGCTTCGGGAGCCCAGAGTGCAG GTTCACAGCAGGTGGCGGCCGTgtcctctgtgtccccagccGCTCCCTTCCAGAGCGTCCCCCCTGCTGTCTCCCAGACGCCCGTCATTGCTGCCACCCCTGTGCCAACCATCACCGCGAATGTCACATCGGTCCCCGTGCCCCCGGCTGCTGCCCCGCCGCCCCCCGCGACGCCCATCATCCCCGTCGTCCCTCCCACGCCTCCCGTGGTCAAG AAGAAGGGCGTGAAGCGGAAAGCGGACACCACCACGCCCACGACGTCAGCCATCACCGCCAGCCGCAGCGAGTCGCCCCCACCGCTGTCGGACCCTAAGCAGGCCAAGGTGGTTGCACGGCGGGAGAGCGGGGGCCGCCCCATCAAGCCACCCAAGAAGGACCTGGAGGATGGCGAGGTGCCCCAGCACGCGGGCAAGAGGGGCCGGCTCTCGGAGCACCTGCGGCACTGCGACAGCATCCTCAAGGAGATGCTGTCCAAGAAGCACGCGGCCTACGCCTGGCCCTTCTACAAGCCAGTGGACGCCGAGGCCCTGGAGCTGCACGACTACCACGACATCATCAAGCACCCGATGGACCTGAGCACCGTCAAG AGGAAGATGGACGGCCGCGAGTACCCGGACGCGCAGGGCTTCGCAGCCGACATCCGGCTCATGTTCTCCAACTGTTACAAATACAACCCCCCCGACCACGAGGTGGTGGCCATGGCCAGGAAGCTGCAG GACGTGTTTGAGATGCGGTTTGCCAAGATGCCCGATGAGCCGGTGGAGGCGCCCGCACTGCCCGCCCCCGCGGCCCCTGTGGTCAGCAAGGGCACCGAGAGCAGCCGCAGCAGCGAGGAGAGCTCGTCGGACTCGGGCAGCTCAGACTCGGAGGAGGAGCGGGCCACCAGGCTGGCGGAGCTGCAGGAGCAGGTGGGCGGCCGGGGCTGGGGGCCGAGACAGGACCATGACCCAGTCCTGACCAGCCCTCGACCCGAG CTGAAGGCCGTGCACGAGCAGCTGGCCGCCCTGTCTCAGGCCCCGGTGAGCAAgccaaagaggaggaaggagaagaaggagaagaagaggaaggacaaGGACAAGGACAAGGACAAGGACAGGCACAAGGCCAGGcctgaggaggagaggaaggccaAGGCCGCCCCGCCCGCCAGGCAGCCCCCGCAGAGGAGGGCGCCCGCCAAGAGGGCCAGCAGCACGACGGTGGCCGGCAG ACAGCCGAAGAAGGGCGGCAGGCAGGCGTCGGCCTCCTACGACtcggaggaagaggaggaggggctgcccATGAGCTACGACGAGAAGCGGCAGCTCAGCCTGGACATCAACCGGCTGCCGGGGGAGAAGCTGGGCCGTGTGGTGCACATCATCCAGTCCCGGGAGCCCTCGCTCAGGGACTCCAACCCCGACGAGATAGAGATTGACTTTGAGACTCTGAAACCCACCACTTTGCGGGAGCTAGAGAGATACGTCAAGTCTTGtttacagaaaaagcagaggaagccattct CGACCAGCGGGAAGAAGCAGGTGGCCAAGTCGAAGGAGGAGCTGGCTCAGGAAAAGAAGAAGGAGCTGGAGAGGCGGCTGCAGGATGTCAGCGGGCAGCTGAGCAACAGCAAGAAGCCCGCCAAGAGAG
- the BRD3 gene encoding bromodomain-containing protein 3 isoform X4, giving the protein MSTTTTAAPTGVPAAPGPVNPPPPEVSNPAKPGRKTNQLQYMQNVVVKTLWKHQFAWPFYQPVDAIKLNLPDYHKIIKNPMDMGTIKKRLESNYYWSASECMQDFNTMFTNCYIYNKPTDDIVLMAQALEKIFLQKVAQMPQEEVELLPPAPKGKGRKPASGAQSAGSQQVAAVSSVSPAAPFQSVPPAVSQTPVIAATPVPTITANVTSVPVPPAAAPPPPATPIIPVVPPTPPVVKKKGVKRKADTTTPTTSAITASRSESPPPLSDPKQAKVVARRESGGRPIKPPKKDLEDGEVPQHAGKRGRLSEHLRHCDSILKEMLSKKHAAYAWPFYKPVDAEALELHDYHDIIKHPMDLSTVKRKMDGREYPDAQGFAADIRLMFSNCYKYNPPDHEVVAMARKLQDVFEMRFAKMPDEPVEAPALPAPAAPVVSKGTESSRSSEESSSDSGSSDSEEERATRLAELQEQLKAVHEQLAALSQAPVSKPKRRKEKKEKKRKDKDKDKDKDRHKARPEEERKAKAAPPARQPPQRRAPAKRASSTTVAGRQPKKGGRQASASYDSEEEEEGLPMSYDEKRQLSLDINRLPGEKLGRVVHIIQSREPSLRDSNPDEIEIDFETLKPTTLRELERYVKSCLQKKQRKPFSTSGKKQVAKSKEELAQEKKKELERRLQDVSGQLSNSKKPAKRAFTSFISVLWEKPSPTIKRFVTPSVALFLHTGAALPGSFLFCI; this is encoded by the exons ATGTCCACCACCACGACGGCCGCCCCCACGGGGGTCCCGGCGGCCCCGGGCCCTGTGAACCCGCCCCCGCCGGAGGTCTCCAACCCCGCAAAGCCCGGCCGCAAGACCAACCAGCTGCAGTACATGCAGAACGTGGTGGTGAAGACGCTCTGGAAACACCAGTTCGCCTGGCCCTTCTACCAGCCGGTGGACGCCATCAAGCTGAACCTGCCC GATTATCATAAGATAATAAAAAACCCGATGGACATGGGGACTATTAAGAAGAGACTAGAGAGTAATTACTATTGGAGTGCAAGTGAGTGCATGCAGGACTTCAACACCATGTTCACAAACTGCTACATTTACAACAAG CCCACAGATGACATAGTGCTAATGGCCCAAGCCttagagaaaatttttctgcagAAAGTGGCCCAGATGCCCCAGGAGGAAGTGGAATTATTACCCCCTGCTCCAAAGGGCAAAGGCCGGAAGCCAGCTTCGGGAGCCCAGAGTGCAG GTTCACAGCAGGTGGCGGCCGTgtcctctgtgtccccagccGCTCCCTTCCAGAGCGTCCCCCCTGCTGTCTCCCAGACGCCCGTCATTGCTGCCACCCCTGTGCCAACCATCACCGCGAATGTCACATCGGTCCCCGTGCCCCCGGCTGCTGCCCCGCCGCCCCCCGCGACGCCCATCATCCCCGTCGTCCCTCCCACGCCTCCCGTGGTCAAG AAGAAGGGCGTGAAGCGGAAAGCGGACACCACCACGCCCACGACGTCAGCCATCACCGCCAGCCGCAGCGAGTCGCCCCCACCGCTGTCGGACCCTAAGCAGGCCAAGGTGGTTGCACGGCGGGAGAGCGGGGGCCGCCCCATCAAGCCACCCAAGAAGGACCTGGAGGATGGCGAGGTGCCCCAGCACGCGGGCAAGAGGGGCCGGCTCTCGGAGCACCTGCGGCACTGCGACAGCATCCTCAAGGAGATGCTGTCCAAGAAGCACGCGGCCTACGCCTGGCCCTTCTACAAGCCAGTGGACGCCGAGGCCCTGGAGCTGCACGACTACCACGACATCATCAAGCACCCGATGGACCTGAGCACCGTCAAG AGGAAGATGGACGGCCGCGAGTACCCGGACGCGCAGGGCTTCGCAGCCGACATCCGGCTCATGTTCTCCAACTGTTACAAATACAACCCCCCCGACCACGAGGTGGTGGCCATGGCCAGGAAGCTGCAG GACGTGTTTGAGATGCGGTTTGCCAAGATGCCCGATGAGCCGGTGGAGGCGCCCGCACTGCCCGCCCCCGCGGCCCCTGTGGTCAGCAAGGGCACCGAGAGCAGCCGCAGCAGCGAGGAGAGCTCGTCGGACTCGGGCAGCTCAGACTCGGAGGAGGAGCGGGCCACCAGGCTGGCGGAGCTGCAGGAGCAG CTGAAGGCCGTGCACGAGCAGCTGGCCGCCCTGTCTCAGGCCCCGGTGAGCAAgccaaagaggaggaaggagaagaaggagaagaagaggaaggacaaGGACAAGGACAAGGACAAGGACAGGCACAAGGCCAGGcctgaggaggagaggaaggccaAGGCCGCCCCGCCCGCCAGGCAGCCCCCGCAGAGGAGGGCGCCCGCCAAGAGGGCCAGCAGCACGACGGTGGCCGGCAG ACAGCCGAAGAAGGGCGGCAGGCAGGCGTCGGCCTCCTACGACtcggaggaagaggaggaggggctgcccATGAGCTACGACGAGAAGCGGCAGCTCAGCCTGGACATCAACCGGCTGCCGGGGGAGAAGCTGGGCCGTGTGGTGCACATCATCCAGTCCCGGGAGCCCTCGCTCAGGGACTCCAACCCCGACGAGATAGAGATTGACTTTGAGACTCTGAAACCCACCACTTTGCGGGAGCTAGAGAGATACGTCAAGTCTTGtttacagaaaaagcagaggaagccattct CGACCAGCGGGAAGAAGCAGGTGGCCAAGTCGAAGGAGGAGCTGGCTCAGGAAAAGAAGAAGGAGCTGGAGAGGCGGCTGCAGGATGTCAGCGGGCAGCTGAGCAACAGCAAGAAGCCCGCCAAGAGAG